From Streptomyces sp. NBC_01754, a single genomic window includes:
- a CDS encoding aspartate/glutamate racemase family protein has translation MEIAVVAGTPFDTEVGANLLRNAGHAAVPYPMAGSPDEQDALQYERPGTLRAAFLDLVRDLDARGHRVVMLFCNSLSAVVDLDAASAEASLTLVSPAAVYREVAAAHRRALVLTGNGSAVAGYERVTGLLGHRALSVSDPALVRAVEAGDAAAAFHGSSLPETLRLAGRARLDAVVLACTHFTAVLPQVLAACRLPVVDVGSRLVELAVEAADAAAPGRRAA, from the coding sequence ATGGAGATCGCAGTTGTCGCCGGCACACCCTTCGACACGGAGGTCGGTGCGAACCTGCTGCGGAACGCCGGGCACGCGGCGGTCCCGTACCCGATGGCCGGCTCTCCGGACGAGCAGGACGCGTTGCAGTACGAGCGCCCCGGCACGCTGCGGGCCGCGTTCCTCGATCTGGTGCGCGACCTGGACGCACGCGGCCACCGGGTGGTGATGCTGTTCTGCAACTCGCTCTCCGCCGTGGTCGACCTCGACGCGGCCTCGGCCGAGGCCTCACTCACCCTGGTCTCTCCCGCCGCCGTCTACCGGGAGGTCGCGGCCGCCCACCGGCGTGCGCTGGTTCTCACCGGGAACGGGTCGGCGGTGGCCGGTTACGAGCGGGTGACCGGGCTGCTGGGCCACCGTGCGCTCAGTGTCTCCGACCCGGCGCTCGTACGGGCCGTCGAGGCGGGTGACGCGGCGGCGGCGTTCCACGGTTCCAGCCTGCCCGAGACGCTGCGCCTGGCCGGGCGTGCCCGGCTCGACGCCGTCGTCCTCGCGTGCACCCACTTCACCGCGGTGCTGCCGCAGGTGCTCGCGGCGTGCCGGCTGCCCGTGGTCGACGTCGGCAGCCGGCTCGTCGAGCTGGCCGTGGAGGCCGCGGACGCGGCGGCGCCGGGCAGGAGGGCCGCGTAG
- a CDS encoding aminotransferase-like domain-containing protein, translated as MATLSRESLHVSVWDPVATSMNFLNEVADRFPDAISLAAGRPWDGFHDPADLPRYLRVFQDHLAASGMPPDRVGSLLMQYGRTNGVLGELIARQLANDEGISVRPEAIAVTSGCQEAMVIALRGLCARPGDVLLAVEPWYVGITGAARLLGIDVVPVPEGPGGLDPAAVAATARAVRAGGRTPKALYVVPNFSNPSGRSLSPEARLGLLDVTEAEDLIVLEDDPYGLFGLGDEPRPSLKALDRRSRVIYLGSFAKSCFPGARVGFLVADQPVLARDGRRTLLAEELSAVKSMLTVNTSPVAQAVIGGLLLESGCSLRAASRDKSAFYRRNLRTLLRALEEHFPDTAGRRVRWTVPSGGFFVVLEVPVPADEKLLELSAERYGVLWTPMRFFYADGGTHALRLSSSALEPGRIGEGVARLARLLADHS; from the coding sequence GTGGCCACGCTTTCCCGTGAATCGCTGCACGTCTCGGTGTGGGACCCGGTGGCGACCTCGATGAACTTCCTCAACGAGGTCGCCGACCGGTTCCCGGACGCGATCTCCCTCGCGGCCGGGCGCCCCTGGGACGGCTTCCACGACCCGGCCGACCTCCCCCGGTATCTGCGCGTCTTCCAGGACCACCTGGCGGCCTCCGGGATGCCCCCGGACCGGGTGGGGTCGTTGCTCATGCAGTACGGCAGGACCAACGGTGTGCTCGGCGAGCTGATCGCACGGCAGCTGGCGAACGACGAGGGCATCTCGGTGCGCCCGGAGGCGATCGCGGTCACCTCGGGCTGCCAGGAGGCGATGGTCATCGCGTTGCGGGGCCTGTGCGCGCGGCCCGGCGACGTCCTGCTCGCCGTGGAGCCCTGGTACGTCGGGATCACCGGTGCGGCGCGCCTGCTGGGCATCGACGTCGTCCCGGTGCCGGAGGGGCCCGGCGGGCTCGATCCGGCGGCCGTCGCGGCGACCGCCCGCGCCGTGCGGGCCGGGGGCCGTACCCCGAAGGCCCTCTACGTCGTGCCGAACTTCTCCAATCCGTCCGGTCGCTCGCTGTCGCCGGAGGCCAGGCTCGGGCTGCTGGACGTCACGGAGGCCGAGGACCTGATCGTGCTCGAGGACGACCCGTACGGTCTGTTCGGCCTCGGCGACGAGCCCCGCCCGTCGCTCAAGGCGCTCGACCGGCGCTCCCGGGTGATCTACCTCGGTTCGTTCGCGAAGTCCTGCTTCCCCGGTGCGCGGGTCGGGTTCCTCGTGGCCGACCAGCCGGTCCTGGCCCGCGACGGGCGGCGCACGCTGCTGGCCGAGGAGCTGTCGGCGGTCAAGAGCATGCTCACGGTCAACACCTCACCGGTGGCGCAGGCGGTGATCGGCGGCCTGCTCCTCGAGTCCGGCTGCAGCCTGCGGGCGGCCAGCCGGGACAAGAGCGCCTTCTACCGGCGCAACCTGCGCACACTGCTGCGAGCGTTGGAGGAGCACTTCCCGGACACGGCCGGCAGACGCGTGCGCTGGACCGTGCCGAGCGGCGGGTTCTTCGTGGTGCTCGAGGTGCCCGTGCCGGCCGACGAGAAGCTGCTGGAGCTCTCCGCCGAGCGGTACGGCGTGCTGTGGACACCGATGAGGTTCTTCTACGCCGACGGCGGGACGCACGCGCTGCGGCTGTCGTCGAGCGCGCTGGAGCCCGGCCGGATCGGCGAGGGCGTCGCACGGCTCGCCCGGCTGCTGGCCGATCACAGCTGA
- a CDS encoding SAM-dependent methyltransferase, translating to MSESDWTPAQVAELYDSSCKMSTMFNDGYEHLGYWYDEKDDASVEEAGKRLTRKVVDALGLRRGEHLLDAGCGVGAPATQIAREVGARVTGITISPAECGEAEKRAARTGLFDRVRFQVRDYHDLPYGDDHYDAVMAMEALSHSVDLSKALSEFYRVLKPGGRVAITETTMVHPDAELPPFFRSRRPMTADGWLEVVRDAGFVVEEWTQCGHRVYGMGNRYVERTEELRDELVAEFGADFADAVRQGQKDMFAPGPEHMGYLVLCARKPAN from the coding sequence ATGAGCGAATCGGACTGGACACCGGCCCAGGTGGCCGAGCTGTACGACAGCTCGTGCAAGATGTCGACGATGTTCAACGACGGGTACGAGCACCTGGGCTACTGGTACGACGAGAAGGACGACGCCAGTGTCGAGGAGGCGGGCAAGCGCCTGACCCGTAAGGTCGTCGACGCCCTCGGGCTGCGCCGCGGCGAGCACCTGCTCGACGCGGGCTGCGGGGTCGGCGCGCCCGCGACCCAGATCGCCCGTGAGGTCGGCGCCCGCGTCACCGGCATCACGATCAGTCCGGCCGAGTGCGGGGAGGCGGAGAAGCGGGCGGCGAGGACGGGGCTGTTCGACCGGGTGCGGTTCCAGGTCCGCGACTACCACGACCTGCCGTACGGCGATGACCACTACGACGCGGTGATGGCGATGGAGGCTCTGTCGCACTCGGTCGACCTGTCGAAGGCCCTGTCGGAGTTCTACCGCGTGCTCAAGCCGGGCGGCCGTGTCGCGATCACCGAGACGACCATGGTCCACCCCGATGCCGAGCTGCCGCCGTTCTTCCGCAGCCGCCGGCCGATGACGGCCGACGGATGGCTGGAGGTCGTCCGTGACGCCGGTTTCGTCGTCGAGGAGTGGACGCAGTGCGGCCACCGTGTGTACGGCATGGGCAACCGCTACGTCGAGCGGACCGAGGAGTTGCGGGACGAGCTCGTGGCGGAGTTCGGCGCGGACTTCGCCGACGCGGTCAGGCAGGGGCAGAAGGACATGTTCGCGCCGGGGCCGGAACACATGGGCTATCTCGTTCTCTGCGCCCGCAAGCCGGCGAACTGA
- a CDS encoding maleylpyruvate isomerase family mycothiol-dependent enzyme has protein sequence MAGAPIDDAVWAEVESARLRLADLLDGLSREEWESPSLCGGWRVRDVVAHLTLPPTLTTAGWMKELLRSGGSFHRMVRDSAVRTAREPAAGLVARLREHAGSRLLPPAPGAGADTTVMDVLTHSQDIAVPLGREIEIVPDAARAGLESLWRLRFPFNPRKALSGIRFVATDSAWDIGDGPVVTGPASALLLVLTNREAGLERVSGAGVPLLRARLP, from the coding sequence GTGGCCGGCGCCCCGATCGATGATGCCGTGTGGGCCGAGGTCGAGTCGGCCCGGCTCCGGCTGGCCGATCTGCTGGACGGCCTGTCCCGCGAGGAGTGGGAGAGCCCGTCGCTGTGCGGTGGCTGGCGGGTCCGTGACGTGGTGGCACATCTGACCCTGCCACCGACGCTGACGACGGCGGGATGGATGAAGGAGCTGCTGCGCTCCGGTGGCTCGTTCCACCGGATGGTCAGGGACTCGGCGGTACGGACGGCCCGCGAACCGGCGGCCGGGCTCGTGGCGCGGTTGCGCGAGCACGCCGGATCGCGGCTTCTGCCGCCCGCGCCGGGTGCCGGTGCGGACACGACGGTCATGGACGTGCTGACGCACAGCCAGGACATCGCTGTCCCGCTGGGCCGGGAGATCGAGATCGTGCCGGACGCCGCCCGCGCCGGTCTGGAGAGCCTGTGGCGGCTGCGGTTCCCGTTCAATCCCCGCAAAGCGCTGAGCGGCATCCGGTTCGTGGCGACCGACTCCGCCTGGGACATCGGCGACGGGCCGGTCGTGACCGGCCCGGCCTCGGCCCTCCTGCTGGTACTCACCAACCGTGAGGCCGGGCTGGAGCGGGTGTCGGGTGCCGGTGTGCCGCTGCTGCGCGCACGTCTGCCCTGA
- a CDS encoding SDR family NAD(P)-dependent oxidoreductase: MLLQDRTAIVYGGGGSIGSAVARTFAAEGARVYLAGRTPEPVERVAKEIANSGGMASATVLDVFDEQAVTEHAAAVAREAGRLDVSMNLIRVRGLQGVPLIDMAVDDVTTLVHDQLRANFITARAAAKHMVEQGSGVILALNSGSAVGSTMMGSTGPADAALDVLIRNLAAEIGPSGVRVAGIWTAGLPETITREKLAEHGAVVDEEGLRGILANLDQMRMTKRSPRLSEVAGTAAFLASDRAGAITGTFLNVSSGMFTTS, translated from the coding sequence ATGCTGCTGCAGGACAGGACCGCGATCGTCTACGGCGGGGGCGGCTCGATCGGGTCCGCCGTGGCCCGCACCTTCGCCGCCGAGGGCGCGAGGGTGTACCTGGCCGGCCGGACGCCGGAGCCGGTCGAGCGCGTCGCCAAGGAGATCGCCAACAGCGGCGGGATGGCCTCGGCGACGGTGCTCGACGTCTTCGACGAGCAGGCCGTCACCGAGCACGCGGCGGCCGTGGCCCGGGAGGCCGGCCGGCTGGACGTGTCGATGAACCTGATCCGCGTGCGCGGTCTCCAGGGCGTGCCGCTGATCGACATGGCCGTCGACGACGTGACCACGCTGGTGCACGATCAGCTGCGGGCGAACTTCATCACGGCGCGGGCGGCGGCGAAGCACATGGTCGAGCAGGGCAGTGGGGTGATCCTGGCGCTGAACAGCGGTTCGGCGGTCGGGAGCACGATGATGGGCAGCACCGGCCCGGCGGACGCCGCGCTGGACGTACTGATCCGCAACCTGGCCGCCGAGATCGGCCCGTCCGGTGTGCGGGTCGCCGGTATCTGGACCGCGGGCCTGCCGGAGACGATCACCCGGGAGAAGCTGGCCGAACACGGCGCCGTCGTCGACGAGGAGGGGCTGCGGGGTATCCTCGCCAACCTCGACCAGATGCGGATGACGAAGAGGTCGCCGCGCCTGTCCGAGGTCGCCGGCACCGCCGCGTTCCTCGCGTCCGACCGTGCCGGTGCGATCACCGGTACGTTCCTCAACGTCTCCAGCGGCATGTTCACCACCAGCTGA
- a CDS encoding cation:proton antiporter, with translation MPEVLVPPMESHSLLVFLLQVGLLLLSAIVLGRLAARIGMPSIVGELTAGVFLGPSLLGWAAPDLSAWLLPADPAQMHMLDAVGQIAVLLLVGLTGTEMDLGLMRRRRRTALRISLSGLLIPLALGIAAGFPLARLLSPGRSDPTVFALFLGVAMCVSAIPVIAKTLMDMNLIHRNVSQLALMAGMIDDAFGWFMLSIVSAMAVGGLGADDIALTLLRMLLVLLVAVVIGRPLIRTALRSGAGSRERVVAIVVVLVLLAGSGTQALGLEAVFGAFVCGILIGSTKEFTAERTAPLRTVVLSVLAPLFFVTAGLRVDLRALAQPKVLTAALAVLVIAVAGKFAGAYLGARLSRLTKWEALALGAGMNARGVVEVIVAMVGLRLGILDAATYTIVVLVAVVTSIMAPPLLRVAMRRIEHTEEEQLRLIARGGGLDEQWSQSPPGNEIHEPRVR, from the coding sequence GTGCCGGAAGTCCTGGTACCGCCCATGGAGTCCCACTCGTTGCTCGTCTTCCTTCTCCAAGTGGGCCTGCTGCTCCTCTCGGCGATCGTGCTGGGACGCCTCGCAGCACGCATAGGCATGCCCTCGATCGTGGGGGAGCTGACCGCAGGCGTCTTCCTGGGCCCGTCCCTGCTGGGATGGGCGGCCCCGGACCTCTCGGCCTGGCTGCTGCCGGCCGATCCGGCGCAGATGCACATGCTCGACGCCGTCGGTCAGATCGCCGTCCTGCTCCTGGTGGGACTCACCGGAACCGAGATGGACCTCGGTCTGATGCGCCGCCGGCGCCGTACCGCGCTGCGGATCAGCCTGTCCGGTCTGCTCATTCCCCTCGCGCTCGGTATCGCCGCGGGCTTCCCGCTGGCCCGGCTGCTCTCCCCGGGCAGGTCCGACCCCACGGTCTTCGCCCTCTTCCTGGGCGTGGCCATGTGCGTCAGCGCGATCCCCGTCATCGCCAAGACGCTCATGGACATGAACCTCATCCACCGCAATGTGAGCCAGCTCGCGCTCATGGCCGGCATGATCGACGACGCCTTCGGGTGGTTCATGCTGTCGATCGTCTCCGCGATGGCCGTGGGCGGCCTCGGAGCAGACGACATCGCCCTGACACTGCTGCGCATGCTGCTCGTCCTGCTCGTGGCGGTCGTGATCGGACGCCCCCTCATCCGGACCGCTCTGCGCAGCGGCGCCGGTTCCCGGGAACGGGTCGTCGCGATCGTCGTCGTGCTGGTCCTGCTCGCCGGCTCCGGCACCCAGGCCCTCGGACTGGAAGCGGTCTTCGGAGCCTTCGTCTGCGGCATCCTCATCGGTTCCACCAAGGAGTTCACCGCGGAACGCACGGCCCCCCTGCGCACCGTCGTCCTCTCCGTACTGGCTCCGCTGTTCTTCGTCACCGCGGGACTGAGGGTCGACCTCAGGGCACTGGCCCAGCCCAAGGTGCTGACGGCGGCCCTGGCCGTGCTCGTCATCGCGGTCGCCGGCAAGTTCGCCGGAGCCTACCTCGGAGCGCGGCTGAGCCGGCTGACCAAGTGGGAGGCGCTGGCGCTCGGCGCCGGGATGAACGCCCGCGGCGTCGTCGAGGTCATCGTCGCCATGGTCGGCCTGCGACTGGGAATCCTGGACGCCGCCACCTACACCATCGTGGTCCTCGTCGCCGTGGTGACCTCGATCATGGCACCGCCGCTGCTGCGCGTGGCCATGAGACGCATCGAGCACACCGAGGAGGAGCAACTCCGCCTGATCGCACGGGGCGGTGGCCTCGACGAGCAGTGGAGCCAGAGCCCGCCCGGCAACGAGATCCACGAGCCGAGGGTGCGGTGA
- a CDS encoding glucose-1-phosphate thymidylyltransferase produces MKALVLTGGSGVRLRPFTYSTPKQLMPLANKPVLDHVIAHVRALGATEVCLLTGDWADAITEAMGDGSRFDVTLTYLRQDRPLGLAHAVQSARPFLGDDDFLMYLGDNILTDDSGEAAEIVGDFRQHRPAAGLVVQHVADPRAYGVAEVDTDGSVRRLVEKPSRPRTDLAVVGLYYFTAAIHRATDAIKPSARGELEITDAVQWLIDQGEQVSARRYSGFWKDVGRADDVLHCNRRLLGELRTDVRGEIDPASELRGQVVIEAGARVVRSRIEGPAIIGPGTLIEDSRIGPGTSIGRDCVVRGTHVSDSVVLQGAHIHTSRGLRGSLVGRFATVGPGEQGDPDHHFVIGDHAQIEMTVV; encoded by the coding sequence GTGAAAGCACTGGTGCTGACTGGCGGATCCGGCGTCCGTCTCCGTCCGTTCACGTACTCCACGCCGAAACAGCTCATGCCGCTCGCGAACAAACCGGTCTTGGACCATGTGATCGCCCATGTCCGCGCGCTGGGTGCGACAGAGGTCTGCCTCCTCACCGGCGACTGGGCCGACGCCATCACCGAAGCCATGGGCGACGGCTCCCGCTTCGACGTCACTCTCACCTACCTCCGCCAGGACCGGCCACTGGGCCTGGCCCACGCGGTGCAGTCGGCCCGCCCGTTCCTGGGCGACGACGACTTCCTGATGTACCTGGGGGACAACATCCTGACCGACGACTCCGGCGAGGCCGCCGAAATCGTCGGAGACTTCCGGCAACACCGCCCGGCCGCCGGACTCGTGGTGCAGCACGTGGCGGACCCGCGCGCCTACGGCGTGGCCGAGGTGGACACGGACGGCTCCGTACGGCGACTGGTGGAGAAGCCGTCCCGGCCACGCACCGACCTGGCCGTCGTGGGCCTCTACTACTTCACCGCGGCCATCCACCGGGCGACCGACGCCATCAAGCCCAGCGCCCGCGGCGAACTGGAGATCACCGACGCCGTCCAATGGCTCATCGACCAGGGAGAACAGGTCTCGGCCCGCCGATACAGCGGCTTCTGGAAAGACGTCGGACGGGCCGACGACGTCCTGCACTGCAACCGCCGGCTGCTCGGCGAACTGCGCACCGACGTCAGGGGCGAGATCGACCCGGCCAGTGAACTACGCGGCCAGGTCGTCATCGAGGCGGGCGCCCGGGTGGTCCGCTCCCGCATCGAAGGGCCGGCGATCATCGGTCCAGGCACCCTGATCGAGGACAGCAGGATCGGACCCGGAACCTCCATCGGACGCGACTGCGTGGTACGCGGCACCCACGTGTCCGACTCGGTCGTCCTCCAAGGCGCCCACATCCACACGTCCCGGGGCCTGCGCGGTTCCCTCGTCGGCCGGTTCGCCACCGTCGGCCCGGGCGAACAGGGCGACCCCGACCACCACTTCGTGATCGGTGACCACGCGCAGATCGAGATGACCGTGGTCTGA
- a CDS encoding oxidoreductase encodes MGAPRQWTEELVPDQSGRTAVVTGAGSGIGFETARALARRGAHVVLAVRDVDKAAAAVSRIRDTAAAAGPAVLRLDLANQASVREAAKELNDRFGAIDLLINNAGVMWTPESRTADGFELQFATNHLGHFALTGLLLDALRARPGARIVTISSYLHKLGRIDFDDLNAEHRYGRYRAYNRSKLANVMFALELQRRLAESGADTVSLAAHPGLAATGLGRHIPAALRTLGRPLAPLFLQHAGTGMLAGLRAATDPAARGGEFHGPLGPTGTRGPVGPARPGRGARDPHARGRLWAESERLTGVRYTF; translated from the coding sequence ATGGGCGCACCGCGGCAGTGGACCGAGGAACTGGTCCCGGACCAGAGCGGACGTACGGCTGTCGTCACCGGGGCGGGGTCCGGCATCGGCTTCGAGACCGCGCGGGCCCTCGCACGCCGCGGCGCCCATGTCGTCCTGGCCGTACGCGATGTGGACAAGGCGGCGGCAGCCGTGTCCCGGATCCGGGACACGGCTGCCGCCGCCGGACCTGCCGTGCTCCGCCTCGACCTGGCCAACCAGGCATCGGTACGGGAGGCGGCGAAGGAACTGAACGACCGCTTCGGCGCCATCGACCTGCTGATCAACAACGCGGGCGTGATGTGGACGCCCGAGTCCCGCACCGCCGACGGCTTCGAGTTGCAGTTCGCCACCAACCACCTCGGCCACTTCGCGCTCACCGGGCTCCTCCTGGACGCACTGCGCGCACGCCCCGGCGCGCGGATCGTGACGATCAGCAGTTACCTCCACAAACTGGGCCGGATCGACTTCGACGACCTGAACGCCGAACACCGCTACGGCAGATACCGGGCCTACAACCGGTCCAAGCTCGCCAACGTGATGTTCGCCCTGGAGCTGCAACGCAGGCTGGCCGAGTCGGGCGCGGACACCGTCTCGCTCGCCGCCCACCCCGGCCTCGCCGCCACCGGCCTCGGACGGCACATCCCCGCCGCCCTGCGCACGCTCGGCCGGCCTCTCGCCCCCCTGTTCCTGCAGCACGCCGGGACCGGCATGCTGGCCGGCCTGCGCGCCGCCACCGACCCCGCGGCCCGCGGCGGCGAGTTCCACGGCCCGCTCGGCCCCACCGGGACAAGAGGCCCGGTCGGCCCCGCACGCCCCGGCCGCGGCGCACGCGATCCACACGCGCGTGGGCGGCTCTGGGCGGAGTCCGAGCGGCTGACGGGCGTCCGCTACACCTTCTGA
- a CDS encoding acyl carrier protein gives MTPARSDAAVAAPLAAPAAACEAPDSAPLADPAADVREFMVRAWSELLGRSDLTEHSDFFVRGGDSLLITRLVRRIGQEFGVRVPLYDMSRRNLGDQVALVHSARTDELPGGRGRAPADCPM, from the coding sequence ATGACCCCTGCACGCTCTGACGCCGCAGTGGCGGCGCCCCTCGCCGCACCGGCCGCCGCGTGCGAAGCCCCGGACTCCGCGCCCCTGGCCGATCCGGCCGCCGACGTACGGGAGTTCATGGTCCGGGCATGGAGCGAACTCCTCGGCCGCTCCGACCTCACCGAGCACTCCGACTTCTTCGTCCGCGGCGGTGACTCGCTGCTGATCACCCGTCTGGTACGCCGGATCGGCCAGGAGTTCGGCGTCCGGGTGCCGTTGTACGACATGTCGCGCCGCAACCTGGGCGACCAGGTCGCACTGGTGCACAGCGCGCGGACGGACGAACTGCCGGGAGGGCGCGGCCGGGCACCGGCCGACTGCCCGATGTGA
- a CDS encoding helix-turn-helix domain-containing protein: protein MLEQPSFGRRLRQLRTERGLSQAALAGDGMSTGYLSRLESGARQPTDRAVAHLAGRLGIDPSEFEESRAASLAQSLSIATSLDSDETSELLAEALESAQAQDPMLRWQALWLLAQWKRRHGENAAERVYLEELVALSEEIGLAELRSRALTRLARSLRTTGEIAPAVDAATTAHRLALENGLSTQDLAAVLLVLVSVEAEAGRLPDARRHADELAVLVEGRSDALWAEAMWTVVAVRVRQGDFTPAQELLEQALDRFGSRENLTLWLRLRLTAADLHLQKFPPEPDAAQRYIEAAEAALPFARTSAMEHELTALKTHLAFHEGRYEDARALLGRLGRSERRMSYRGRIRLDVLDNQLRILEGDEDAGMAGLQRLALQAQESSNIDLAATIWRLAAECLLKSRGKVPGIRG, encoded by the coding sequence ATGCTGGAGCAGCCTTCCTTCGGCCGCCGGCTCAGGCAGCTGAGGACCGAGCGGGGCCTTTCGCAGGCCGCCCTTGCCGGTGACGGCATGTCGACCGGATACCTGTCGCGCCTGGAGTCGGGTGCCCGGCAGCCTACGGACCGTGCCGTGGCCCATCTGGCCGGCCGGCTGGGCATAGACCCGTCGGAGTTCGAGGAGTCCCGGGCCGCCTCGCTGGCCCAGAGCCTGTCGATCGCCACCTCTCTCGACTCGGACGAGACCAGCGAACTGCTCGCCGAGGCACTGGAGTCGGCACAGGCCCAGGACCCCATGCTGCGCTGGCAGGCCCTGTGGCTGCTCGCCCAGTGGAAGCGCCGGCACGGCGAGAACGCCGCCGAACGCGTCTACCTCGAAGAACTCGTCGCGCTCAGCGAGGAGATCGGCCTGGCCGAACTGCGCTCCAGGGCGCTGACCCGGCTCGCCCGGTCGCTGCGCACCACGGGCGAGATCGCCCCGGCCGTCGACGCGGCCACCACCGCCCACCGACTGGCCCTGGAGAACGGGCTGTCCACCCAGGACCTGGCCGCGGTCCTGCTTGTCCTGGTCTCCGTGGAGGCCGAGGCCGGCCGGCTGCCGGACGCCCGGCGGCACGCCGACGAGCTGGCCGTCCTGGTCGAGGGCCGCAGTGACGCGCTGTGGGCCGAGGCCATGTGGACCGTGGTCGCCGTACGGGTGCGCCAGGGCGACTTCACGCCCGCGCAGGAGCTTCTGGAGCAGGCCCTCGACCGGTTCGGCAGCCGGGAGAACCTGACGCTGTGGCTGCGGCTGCGGCTCACCGCGGCCGATCTGCACCTGCAGAAGTTCCCGCCCGAACCCGACGCCGCCCAGCGCTACATCGAGGCCGCCGAGGCGGCGCTGCCCTTCGCCAGGACTTCCGCGATGGAGCACGAACTGACCGCGCTCAAGACTCATCTCGCCTTTCACGAAGGCAGGTACGAGGACGCCCGCGCCCTGCTCGGGCGGCTCGGCCGGTCCGAGCGGCGGATGTCCTACCGGGGCCGGATCAGGCTCGACGTCCTGGACAACCAGCTGCGCATCCTGGAGGGCGACGAGGACGCGGGGATGGCCGGGCTCCAGCGCCTCGCCCTGCAGGCCCAGGAGTCCTCCAACATCGACCTCGCGGCGACGATCTGGCGGCTCGCGGCGGAGTGCCTGCTCAAGTCCCGCGGCAAGGTTCCCGGTATCAGGGGCTGA
- a CDS encoding proline dehydrogenase family protein, with amino-acid sequence MSQELSQRALFEAAAEGLRRLAADPRCRAAFAPAGSVLREVLAPASLRYVMASEPASFLERAGELRARGYRVTAAFAAPDRERDDPAYAERVVDEYLALLAHPSVPDRFGLDLFGVGLAVSHELAVVNTGRIAAAAAARGSEVVLAMDRSPTVDAVLAVHRELADRYENVGLTLQAQLHRTARDAAAVARPRLPVRLVKGAFGEAPEIALGRGPALEDRYLELAGRLVDHGVRLSLATQDPQVLASAEDSGLLDRVFEIEMLYGVRPRLLRRYRDSGRPCRVHAAYGTHWWQHLLERLAEHPPMVLSALADIGTGRGYTAEAGY; translated from the coding sequence ATGTCCCAAGAACTCTCCCAGCGAGCCCTGTTCGAGGCCGCGGCCGAGGGCCTGCGCAGGCTGGCGGCCGACCCCCGGTGCCGGGCGGCCTTCGCCCCCGCGGGTTCGGTGCTGCGGGAGGTACTCGCCCCCGCCTCCCTACGCTATGTGATGGCCTCCGAGCCGGCGTCGTTCCTGGAGCGGGCCGGGGAGCTGCGGGCCAGGGGCTACCGGGTGACCGCCGCGTTCGCCGCCCCCGACCGGGAACGGGACGATCCTGCGTACGCCGAAAGGGTCGTCGACGAGTATCTGGCCCTGCTCGCCCACCCGTCGGTGCCCGACCGGTTCGGCCTCGACCTGTTCGGTGTGGGGCTCGCCGTCTCCCACGAGCTGGCCGTGGTGAACACCGGCCGCATCGCGGCGGCCGCGGCTGCCCGGGGCAGCGAAGTGGTCCTGGCCATGGACCGCTCCCCCACCGTGGACGCTGTGCTCGCCGTGCACCGGGAACTGGCCGACCGGTACGAGAACGTGGGCCTCACCCTCCAGGCGCAGCTGCACCGCACCGCGCGGGACGCGGCGGCCGTGGCCCGGCCGCGCCTGCCGGTCCGCCTGGTCAAGGGGGCTTTCGGGGAGGCCCCGGAGATCGCCCTTGGCCGTGGCCCGGCGCTCGAGGACCGCTATCTGGAGCTCGCGGGCCGGCTGGTGGACCACGGTGTGCGGCTGAGCCTGGCGACCCAGGACCCGCAGGTGCTGGCCTCGGCGGAGGACAGCGGCCTGCTGGACCGGGTCTTCGAGATCGAGATGCTGTACGGGGTGCGGCCCCGGCTCCTGCGCCGGTACCGCGACAGCGGCCGGCCGTGCCGCGTCCACGCCGCCTACGGCACGCACTGGTGGCAGCATCTGCTGGAACGTCTCGCCGAGCATCCGCCGATGGTGCTCAGCGCCCTGGCCGACATCGGTACCGGCCGCGGGTACACCGCCGAGGCCGGATACTGA